The Hordeum vulgare subsp. vulgare chromosome 4H, MorexV3_pseudomolecules_assembly, whole genome shotgun sequence genomic interval cgtccatcgctcgctgctctgcctccttctcctctcggatcggatgccgcaacacgtccatcgctcgctgctctgcctccttctcctctcggatcggatgccgcaacacgtccatcgctcgatgctctgcctccttctcctctcggatcggatgccgcaacacgtccatcgctcgatgctatggctccttctcctctcggatcggatgccgcaacacgtccatcgctcgatgctctgcctccttctcctctcggatcggatgccgcaacacgtccatcgctcgatgctctgcctccttctcctctcggatcggatgccgcaacacgtccatcgctcgatgctctgcctccttctcctctcggatcggatgccgcaacacgtccatcgctcgatgctctgcctccttctcctctcggatcggatgccgcaacacgtccatcgctcgatgctatggctccttctcctctcggatcggatgccgcaacacgtccatcgctcgctgctctgcctccttctcctctcggatcggatgccgcaacacgtccatcgctcgctgctctgcctccttctcctctcggatcggatgccgcaacacgtccatcgctcgatgctctgcctccttctcctctcggatcggatgccgcaacacgtccatcgctcgatgctctgcctccttctcctctcggatcggatgccgaAACACGTCAATCGCTCGCTGCTCTggctccttctcctctcggatcggatgccgcaacacgtccatcgctcaatgctctgcctccttctcctctcggatcggatgccgcaacacgtccatcgctcgatgctctgcctccttctcctctcggatcggatgccgcaacacgtccatcgctcgatgctctgcctccttctcctctcggatcggatgccgaaacacgtccatcgctcgctgctctgcctccttctcctctcggatcggatgccgcaacacgtccatcgctcgctgctctgcctccttctcctctcggatcggatgccgcaacacgtccatcgctcgctgctctgcctccttctcctctcggatcggatgccgcaacacgtccatcgctcgctgctctgcctccttctcctctcggatcggatgccgcaacacgtccatcgctcgatgctctgcctccttctcctctcggatcggatgccgcaacacgtccatcgctcgatgctctgctccttctcctctcggatcggatgccgaaacacgtccatcgctcgatgctctgcctccttctcctctcggatcggatgccgcaacacgtccatcgctcgctgctctgcctccttctcctctcggatcggatgccgcaacacgtccatcgctcgctgctctgcctccttctcctctcggatcggatgccgcaacacgtccatcgctcgatgctctgcctccttctcctctcggatcggatgccgaaacacgtccatcgctcgatgctctgcctccttctcctctcggatcggatgccgcaactcgtccatcgctcgatgctctgcctccttctcctctcggatcggatgccgcaacacgtccatcgctcgatgctatggctccttctcctctcggatcggatgccgcaacacgtccatcgctcgctgctatggctccttctcctctcggatcggatgccgcaacacgtccatcgctcgatgctctgcctccttctcctctcggatcggatgccgcaacacgtccatcgctcgatgctctgcctccttctcctctcggatcggatgccgcaacacgtccatcgctcgatgctctgcctccttctcctctcggatcggatgccgcaacacgtccatcgctcgatgctatggctccttctcctctcggatcggatgccgcaacacgtccatcgctcgctgctatggctccttctcctctcggatcggatgccgcaacacgtccatcgctcgctgctatgcctccttctcctctcggatcggatgccgcaacacgtccatcgctcgatgctctgcctccttctcctctcggatcggatgccgcaacacgtccatcgctcgatgctctgcctccttctcctctcggatcggatgccgaaacacgtccatcgctcgatgctctgcctccttctcctctcggatcggatgccgcaacacgtccatcgctcgctgctctgcctccttctcctctcggatcggatgccgcaacacgtccatcgctcgctgctctgcctccttctcctctcggatcggatgccgcaacacgtccatcgctcgatgctctgcctccttctcctctcggatcggatgccgaaacacgtccatcgctcgatgctctgcctccttctcctctcggatcggatgccgaaacacgtccatcgctcgatgctctgcctccttctcctctcggatcggatgccgcaacacgtccatcgctcgctgctctgcctccttctcctctcggatcggatgccgcaacacgtccatcgctcgatgctctgcctccttctcctctcggatcggatgccgcaacacgtccatcgctcgatgctctgcctccttctcctctcggatcggatgccgcaacacgtccatcgctcgatgctctgcctccttctcctctcggatcggatgccgaaacacgtccatcgctcgatGCTATGGCTCCTTCTCCTCTTggatcggatgccgcaacacgtccatcgctcgctgctatggctccttctcctctcggatcggatgccgcaacacgtccatcgctcgctgctatggctccttctcctctcggatcggatgccgcaacacgtccatcgctTGCTGCTATggctccttctcctctcggatcggatgccgcaacacgtccatcgctcgctgctatggctccttctcctctcggatcggatgccgcaacacgtccatcgctcgcTGCTATGGCTCTGGGATCGGATGTcgcaacacgtccatcgctcgcTGCTGCTCCGGCTCAACTTGATGCTCATACTCAAAGGGTGACGCCGCCTGCTGCTGAAAAAATTATCTGTGTCCTCAATGGAATGAACAATGCAGCAGAGCATAGATGATCTGCACTTTCTTTATTAACATCAGTGACTGCCACCAAGGACCTTGTACCACCACCTTGTGCCCACCAAAGAAGGTGATTCTTGTGCAAATCAAGCGATTCTTATGTTTTATGCTTTCTCCCTGTGTGTGATTGCAGCGAATCCTTGGGCTCAATCTTCtcctcgtcctggagctgttcctCCCATGCATTATATATTCGTTCTTAAAGGATCTTACCCACCGTTCGCCGAGCTGCCGCTAGGATAGCACGTTTGTGGGAGcacatctatacctaataataaaaacggctattgcttccgtcgaaaaACTCACCACGATATATTTTTAAAAAAGCccgtgtaatttttgttattcaacgcgCACTTCattatttatctgcaacgcaaaaggaaaaaacgattcgctgcaaaaattatacccgtacgcatcgcctcctcccgtcgaccctgggccaccctggcttgtgcccaggccgccgccacaccacttgccgccgcggccgacctcaaccgccaccgctgccgatctcaacccacccgcctccgcaggtgtacctctccccgctcactgcccccgttgcggcgctcgagcgcatcgcgtcgatcctggtccaccctggcctgtgcccaggccgctgccacaccactcgccgccgcggccgacctcaaccaccactgctgtcgatctcaacccacccgcctccgcgatcGTACCTCTGCCTGCTTgcggcccccgtttcggcgctcgagcacagcttctggatcaaatcaacgcgatagctacagcgacttgggatgatgcgtccgctcgatgcagaacggcagtggcgcgcggataaggcacgacggagcgaagtacttgcaggtggaggcgggcctccatggctcacacggagaactccgaggttatggcgcgtcaacggcgactccttatggctagatagaggcgcctaacccttgctcccctcaatgTATCCCCTCCtctggcaggaactcatcatctggtgagatccctccccatgcctccaaccgtgtgccaagcaccggcaagaaattttgttttgtgggaatttgtttgctgatgaatgaatgtatttaatgtaagattgcattgttgtagagagagagaatggaacaccaccttcagtttgtcatctaatcacacattctctatcccatgagtgaaataagataacagtccattgatcaattcaggtagcctctttgttttgctttgcttgtcccgctcaatttctcatcatgatggaattaacaatggacgggttgattttccAACAAAATAAGATAGGActtactacattagttagttagcttattattttaataaatcaaaatgattataaaaattaaaagcgtgtgatattttttcttccgttgcaacgcacgagcctTTTGCTAGTAGAATAGATGTGGCGTTGCGTATGGTGCTGGTGGATGAAGAGGTGCATGGTTCATGCATATGCTTCTCTACTCTACTTCGTTGTGTCCATTTGGTCACATTCACTTTATTAAAATACATGGACACTTTTTACAACTAAAAATACATTTCCTAAAAGCATGAACACTTTATATACTACATAAATATCTTGTAAtttccaaaataaaaaaaaacaactAATAGGTGGAAAATGGGCTGCACTAACTTTACCCCATTTAACTCCACGGTCTTATCAGGTAGATAAATTGTGCTACTGATGATGAATAGACAATAATTTTATCTCGTGGAAGTGGTTACGCTGGTCTTTTGTGGAGCACAATCCCCTGGTTCGAATCCCAACCTAAACATTTCTTTTGTTTATTATAGTTGTTTACTAACAGGTGGGACGCGATGGTCAGTGAGACACACTTTTTGTGTCAGTCTGTCCGGCACTACAAGTAAGCCCTGCGCCATGCTGGCATGTCTAGTCAGCAATACATACGTATCTATACGTGATTTGAATCGTATTTGAACCATATTGTCAAATTTTAAAACCAATTCGGTGTATTTTTCAAGTTCAGGCACCAAAGTGAACACCGATGGCAAGTTTTGGCACTATTGGTGTTATTACCTCTTCTTAAAATGATGTTAACTTTTGCAAGCAGGGGAGCATGCCCATGGTAGGCATCCATATCATATTCGAACGATTTTCGACACCATTTGCAAGCTGCGACAGGTCCGACCATTTATTATTTCTTTTACCCAAAAAAAACTCTAGAAAATACAAAAAATTGTCAATAATAAAAACAACTTGACATGGCACCCTAAACTTAAAGTGACGAGTAGTCTctcggtctctctctctctctatcaatctatctatctatctatatgtTCTCTCTAGTGTAGATGAGAAAGTAGAGTAGAATGGTGGTGTCACGCTCAAGAGCATCTTTTTGcttatcttcttctcctcctccaccggcGTTGCATTTGCATCGTTAGCTTATTCCCATCGTCACACACCACACCATGTGCAAGTCCAGCTCACACGCTCTCCCCACCAccactgctccttcttcctctcacCGCCGCCGATCCCCTTCCACCGGCACCGGCACagcatcctcctcctccgcggccacggccaccacctcctccggaccccgcaccaccacaacaacaaccaccggcACCGGCACCGCATCATCCTCCTCTCACTCAAGCCGCTCCAGCCTCGCCGCGGAGGGAGCGCGCGCCTCCCTCCCGTACCAGCCGGTCCTCTACTCCTTCCACGAGCTCGCCGCAGCCACCAACAACTTCCTCGCCAAGCGCAACCCCTCCGACGCCACCTTCTGGCGCTGCTCCCTCCGCTCCCGCCACGCCGCCCTCTTCCAGCTCCGCCCGCTCCCCCAGCTCACCCCCGCGGCCGCCTCCGCCGCGCTCGCACGGGTCGCGCGCTACCACCACGCCAGCCTCGCGCGACTCCTCGGCGCCTGCCCCGCCGGCGCCCACGTCTACCTCGCCTACGAGCTCCCCACCAGCGCCTGCACCCTCGCCGCATGCCTCTCCTCCTCGCGCGCCGGCGGCGGCAGCACCAGCAGCAACACCAGCACCACCAACACGGTCCTCCCCACGTGGCTGTCCCGCGTGCAGGTCGCGGTGGACGTGGCGCAGGGCATCGAGTACGCGCACGCGCACGCCGACGCCGCGCACGGCCGCGTCTCGCCCTCGTCCGTCCTGCTCGTCCCCGACGCCGGCAGCAGCAAGGGCGTGCGCGGCGTGCTCACCCACTTCGGGGCGGCCCACTTCGCCGACGCCCAAGCCACGGAGCAGCCGCCGTCCAAGGCCAAGGGAGGAAAGGCGGGGGACGTGCGGGCGTTCGGGGTGCTCCTGCTGGGGCTGCTGGCCGGGGAGCCGGCGGAGAGCCGGTACCGGTTCGACCGCGGCACCAAGGAGTTGGCGCGCGTGTCGGTGGTGGACACGGCGGCGGAGGCGGTCCGGACCGGGCGGGTGCGGAGCTGGCTGGACCGGCGGCTGGGCGACTCGTTCCCCGTGGCCGCCGCGGAGAGGCTGGTGGAGGTCGGGCTGCGGTGCGccgccggcgacgacgaggaagaGGAGCGGCCGGAGATGGCGTGGGTGGCCGGCAAGGTGTCGCGGGTGTACGTCGAGTCCCGTGCGTGGGAGCGCACGCTGCAGCCGCACTCCGACGACCTTTCCTCCGTCGCACTCGCGCCGCGATAGCCCGACCGACATTAATACAAGTtgacctttttttcttcttcttcttcttttcacatCTACTGCTTGTACTGTACTTTGGCTCTCACAAACTTGGATGCAGCAGATTCTTGGTTGTATTTTGAGTTTCAAATTTGATTCTTGGTTACAAATTAACATGTTTCAAATTCTCTTGTCACTTGACAGCTGAGGCTGACAGCAATACATAGCTTCTCCCATTGCTAGTAAAAAGTAAAAAACTTGGCTAACAAATAAGTGTTTCAAAATAACATCTACTTACACAAGTTTCAACAGCGACTGATATTGCAAGTGCTGACTTATATGATATTCTGAGCAAATTTGATATCATCACAAAATTCACGTCTTTCTTCAGCTACAGACACATATGTAACATTCACCTCCTGTTGCTGCTGTAGTAGTGCCTGtcatgcctctccctctccctctccctctctctttccctttccctttccctctccctcgagcCCGACCCCGAGTGCTGCCTGCTTGAATACGCGGAGTGAGGGGTAAAGGCACCGCCGTCATCATAACCAGAGGAGCTTCTTCTTCCGGCGCCGGGGGTCGCCGGTCCATAGTCATACGAGTGGTACCTCGATGACGAGTATTGCTCGACGCccggagggggaggagggcctcTATCCCTCTGAGAATCCGACGATGGATGCTGGTGACggcccgaggaggaggactgaagaggaggaggcggagcgcTGCCCCATAGCCAAGGGTCGCCGTTCTCTGGGACGGGCGCGTTTATTCCAGGGAACTCCACCGTCATCCTCTTGCGAGGCGGAGACGGTTCGCCCTTCTCCGGAAGCTCTCCCTcctcgtgctgctgctgctgctctgcaTTCGCCTCCCCTTCCCCGCCAAATATGGTGATGCCAGATGGTTTGTCTTCATCTTCCACctcatctgaaaagaaaaatgAGACTCGAGAAACGACCTGGATATTGCACATCACGGTCAGAGAGCAACAAGACTCACAAATGCTTACCTAGGTAACCTGGAGGATAACCCAATTCACGCATCCTGTGCAGCCACGGCGGCGGGTCATTTTCCTGCATGGGTTGTGATACTCTCAGAAAAGGAAACTTGTGCAAGTTAACATAAATTAATTGGGGCGCTATTGCTTCCTAAAGTGACAAGAGAAACTTCAGCTCACAAAACTGAACCAGTGCTCTAGCAAGTAGCAACCAAACCATCCCTTGTTCCAACTATTTTATATGCTGAGAATTTgtatggaatttgaaacttcattTCAAGAATTTGTACGGAATTTAATTAGTCATTGTTgatcaaagtcatcaaagtcATCAGATCGTTGCATCATGTATGCACATATTTACAGATCGTTTAATTAAGCTAACAGGTGAAAGCTAAAAGATGGCTCCTTCCATCTCACAGTTCAACTAAAGATTGGTATAATCCTAAGAATGAAAAATTGATATATCCTAATcatgaaaaaaaagaggaaaacaaACAAGAAGACAAGTGAAACAAGCTTTAACAGAAAAAGAGAACGCATCCCTTACCCTGAGCCCCAAGCATTCTCTAGTCTCAGATCCCAGGACTCCTGCCTTCAGATCATCAAATTTGCCTGGGGTCTTCTGGTAGTACCGATTTTGTCCACGGTTACTAACATTAGATAGGTTCCTTTTCAAGTTGTGCTGCTTGCGGGCATTGCTAATTGCAACATGGTCACGAGGCTTTGGGCAATCCTTCAGGGCATGACTATACGAACCACAGTTGAAACAGCGAGAATCATCCTTGTCTTTCTTGCTGCCAGAGAAAAAAGAATGTCATGTTGCAGATCCACGTAAAGGTATACTAATGCTATAATTAGCCATCAactataagaaagatcatcagaaTACAAGAAACGCCAAATGGAAGTAACTACCAGAAAGATGGCCAGACAAAGAAATTGCAAACAGAAGCCTATGTCTTGAGAGAGAATGAACCAAGTTTTTTTAAGTTTTAAGTTACTAGTTATTATGTCTTCCATACAAGCATACCAGCTTCAATCATCTATTCATAGTCTCAGAATACATTGGTATCGGGACAAAGATTATTCGCAGATTACATTTGATGATCAATATATGGCATATATGAATAAATCAAATTGCTGATACTGACACAACATTAATTTACAATATATTGGTGTCACAGAGAAACTAGTATTAAGACTCCAGCACGTAAATACAGGTTTCTTGTTTGCCCAAAATATTTAAAGGAGATAGAACTTTGACAGTCATGCCGAATGCAAGGTCACTCACAAATGGCAATTTATTCTACTAGCTAATGCAAGATCAGAAAAGAACAAAATAAGACCAAGGTCGGTATATGGATAGAATTCATAAATACCCTTCAGCATTTGATGAATCACCCATAGGAGTTGAACCCAATGTAAATTCTCGATCGTACAGCGGCACCGCGCCATCATCAGCAGCAGCATTTTCTCGTGCTTGGCTATCCACCCAGAATGACTACTCgataagaaaaacaaaataaaacaaaaggtagAACTATTAGATTTTAACTAACTTAAACCACAACTCAGATCTCAACTCAAACGCAGCACGTACCAAAGATAATTAAGAACCAAGACATACATCTATCCTGCTGCCACTACTAATGATTATATCCTATCCTGATACTAGTCATATCTCATATCCAAATACTGCTTAATTTTCCTCTTTTGGGACAACCCTGTGCCTTAATTTTCTTTTTCGGACAATGCTATGTCTTCCTAAATGGGCACATGTTGCTGCCTTGGACATGCCAGACGGCCACAGGGCCCAGGCCCAGGCCCATGACCATGACCATAACGCTAAATGCTCTATGAATATTATCTGCCAATCAATTAACTAGGAAAAATCTTGGCTGTTCATTTTTATCTCTGAAGTAGTGGAGTCAGGATCTCCTACCAATAAGGGC includes:
- the LOC123446790 gene encoding putative leucine-rich repeat receptor-like serine/threonine-protein kinase At2g19230, which encodes MCKSSSHALPTTTAPSSSHRRRSPSTGTGTASSSSAATATTSSGPRTTTTTTTGTGTASSSSHSSRSSLAAEGARASLPYQPVLYSFHELAAATNNFLAKRNPSDATFWRCSLRSRHAALFQLRPLPQLTPAAASAALARVARYHHASLARLLGACPAGAHVYLAYELPTSACTLAACLSSSRAGGGSTSSNTSTTNTVLPTWLSRVQVAVDVAQGIEYAHAHADAAHGRVSPSSVLLVPDAGSSKGVRGVLTHFGAAHFADAQATEQPPSKAKGGKAGDVRAFGVLLLGLLAGEPAESRYRFDRGTKELARVSVVDTAAEAVRTGRVRSWLDRRLGDSFPVAAAERLVEVGLRCAAGDDEEEERPEMAWVAGKVSRVYVESRAWERTLQPHSDDLSSVALAPR
- the LOC123446789 gene encoding zinc finger CCHC domain-containing protein 8-like; this encodes MEEFISLGDDSTASEPPQPQDHGPTDKDIIDLDQAQADAADRAAVNLNFNATLPVPSQQQPQDTVTTTKASTVIEIIDLEEGQIAFQESSGAQDAAAADNLQPKDQAQALTANGPEPPPPSQQQPQQDDIIDLEEGQVEDMDLSDDVLVTKHGVSAETPKGSDPLVHASKTGSAFIDQSPTRGVKRARTESAEPSVRVVYNNLTRESKRKLMELMQQWSEWQARKQHALTESVEEVLDCGEETYYPALHVGSEKSCAVSFWVDSQARENAAADDGAVPLYDREFTLGSTPMGDSSNAEGKKDKDDSRCFNCGSYSHALKDCPKPRDHVAISNARKQHNLKRNLSNVSNRGQNRYYQKTPGKFDDLKAGVLGSETRECLGLRENDPPPWLHRMRELGYPPGYLDEVEDEDKPSGITIFGGEGEANAEQQQQHEEGELPEKGEPSPPRKRMTVEFPGINAPVPENGDPWLWGSAPPPPLQSSSSGRHQHPSSDSQRDRGPPPPPGVEQYSSSRYHSYDYGPATPGAGRRSSSGYDDGGAFTPHSAYSSRQHSGSGSRERERERERERERERERHDRHYYSSNRR